The DNA window GTCCACCCGTACGACGACCCACTGGTCCTGGCCGGGCAGGGCACGGTGGCGCTGGAACTGCTGCGGCAGGTCGAGGACGACGCGTACACGGTGTTCGTGCCAGTGGGAGGCGGGGGTCTGATCGCAGGCGTGGCGGGCGTCCTCAAGGCCCTGCGACCCGACGTGCGGATTGTGGGGGTCGAGCCGGACGACTCCGACGCGATGTACCGGAGCCTCCAGGCCGGAGAGCGGGTGCGGCTGGACACGGTGGGCATCTTCGTGGACGGCGTGGCCGTCAAGCAGGTGGGCGCCTACACCTTCGACCTGACCCGCCGCTATGTGGACGACTGGGTGCGGGTGAACACCGACGAGGTCTGCGCGGCGATCAAGGACGTGTTCGACGACACCCGCGCGGTGATGGAACCAGCTGGGGCGCTCGCGGTGGCGGGCCTCAAGCGGTACGCGGCGGAGCGCGGGCTGATGGGGGAAACCCTCGTCGCCCTGACCTGCGGGGCGAACGTCAACTTCGACCGCCTGCGCCACGTGGCCGAGCGGGCGGAGATCGGCGAGCGGCGGGAGGCGATCCTGGCCGTGACGATCCCCGAGCGGCCCGGGGCCTTCCGCGCCTTTATCGAGGTGGTGGGGCCGCGTGCGATCACCGAGTTCAACTACCGCTACGCGCCCCGCGCCGACGCCCGCATCTTCGTGGGGGTGCAACTCGGCTCTCCCGCCGAGCGGGCGGAACTCGTGGACACCCTCACCGCGCAGGGGTACGCCGTCACCGACCTCACCGACGACGAACTCGCCAAGGTCCACGTCCGGCATATGGTCGGCGGGCGGGCGCCGGAAGCCACCGACGAGCGGGTGTATTCCTTCACCTTCCCCGAGCGGCCCGGCGCCCTGCTGGAGTTCCTGACGCACCTGCACGCCCGCTGGAACATCAGCCTCTTCCACTACCGCAATCACGGGAGCGCGCACGGCCGGGTTCTGGCGGGAATTCAGGTGCCCGAGGGCCAGGAGGCCGACTTCGCCGCCTTCCTGAACGGCCTGGGCTACCCGGCGACGGACATGACGGGGAACGCGGCGTACCGGCTGTTCCTGACGTGAGGGGGCGGGTAGGGTGCAGGGCGTGACCCCCTCCCCCGACGTGCCCCCGGGCAAGCTGATCCTTCTCAACGGCGCGTCGAGTGCCGGGAAATCGACGCTGTGCCGGGCCATTCAGGCGCAGATCGACGAACCCTTCCTCCAGTTCTCGCTGGACTTCCTAATGTTCGGGGTGGGAGTGCTGCCCCGGCGGCGTGACCCGGACGGCCCCTTCACCTGGGCGGCGATGCGGCCCCGGCTGTTCGAGGGCTACCACCGCTGCCTCCCCGCGTTCCTGGGCGCCGGGAACAACCTCGTGGTGGATTACATCATCGAGACGCCGGAAGGGTGGCGGCGCCTGGCAGAGCTGCTGCGGCCCTTCGACGTTTTCCTGGTCGGCGTGCACTGTCCCCCGGACGAACTGGAGCGGCGGGAGAGGGAGCGCGGCGACCGCCGCCCCGGGGACGCCCGGCGCGACCTGCTGACCGTGCATACCTTCACCCGCTACGACTTCGAGGTGGACTCCCGGCGCTCACCGGAGGAAAACGCCGCCGCCATCATCACCGCGTGGCAGGTGAGGCGGACGCCCGGCGCCCTCTCCCGCCCCTAATCCCCGTTCTCCGGCAGCTCCACCACCCGCACGTTCCCGTCCCGCGCGCTGAGGTACGCGACCTTCTTGCCGTCGGGGCTGACGGACCAATCGCCCTGCCGCACCTGATCGCCCAGGTCACCGAGGGTGCGCCAGGTGTTTGTCCGCACGTCGTACTCGCGCAGGACGTGGGGGCCTCCACCCGGCGTCAGGGGGATCAGCAGCAGGCGGTTCGCGTCGCGCCAACGGTACGAGCCGAAGGCGTCCAGTTTGCGCGACGCGCCCCCCGCCGTGGGCCGCAGCCACAGGCCATTGCGGGCCGCCGAGTCGAAGGCGACGTAATACACCACCCGCGCCCCGTCCGGGCTGACGCTGAGCCCCCGGAAGGACAGGGCGGTGGCGAGGGTGCGCCGCGCCCCCGTCCGGGTGTTCAACGTGTAGAGGTCGCGGTCCCGGTCACCCGGGTTGCGCTTGCCCGTCAGCAGGAGGGTGGAGTCGTTCAGCCACCCCCCCACCCCGCCGCCATATAGGGTGGCGACCTGCCGGGGTGCCCCGAACACGTCGGCGACGAAGACGCGCGTGCTGCGGCGGTCGAAGTTCCCGGTCGTGGCGCTGCGGGTGTAGGCCAGCCGCGTCTCAGCGGCGTTCCAGGTCACGTCGCCGCCATAGGTGGGCAGGGTGAACTTCCGCCCGTCGGCCAGCCGCTCCAGGGTCGTGGCCTCGCCTGTCCCGGGCCGCACCGCCCACCGCAACAGGGGCGAGAAATAGGCCACGCTGGAAAACCGCCGCGTGACCGGGCCCCCGTTCGCTGGGACCTGGTAGATGCCCGTGCTCCCCCGAGCGGGGGGGCCGTCCAGAAACAGCAGGGCGCGCGAATCGGGCGTCCACACCGCCCCGGGGCAGCACGTCCCACTCAGCACGGCCTTGGAGGGCAGGGTGGCCGCGAGGGCAGAAGCTCCCAGGGCGAAAGCGAGCGCCGCCATCCTTTTCATCCCGGGCCGCCTCACCGCGCACCTCCGGGAGCGGGCGGCCACGGCCGGGCGAACTCGTTGAGGATTCGCCCACCCCGGCGCACCTCGGGCTGGGACTCCGGCGTCTGCCACCGGCGGGGCGCGGCCAGGTCGTACTCGTACCCGCGCCCGAAACTGCCCGCCAGCGCCAGCGTCTCCCAGTCGGCGGCGATGTACGGCACCGGATTGAAGAGGCGCTGGTGCGAGCGGTCGCGGATCTCCAGGTGCAGGTGCGGCGCGCTGACGCAGGTGAACTGCGAGTCGCCGCTCTCCCCGATGACCTGCCCGCGCGTGACCCGCTGCCCGACCCGCAGAGGCGAGCGCACCCGCAGGTGCCCGTACAGGCTGCTGAGATTCCCCGCGTGGTCAATCACCACGTTGTGCGGCGGGCTGCCGTGCGACCCGTCCACCTCGGCCACCACCCCGTCCCCGATGGCGCGAACAGGCGTGCCACATGGGGCGCTGAAATCCAGCCCCGCGTGCAGGCCCTGGAGGTTCACGTACGTGCTGCGCCGCTGCCGGTACGCCCCCGTCGTGTTCCCGTACCCCTGCCCCAGCAGCCAGGTGTCCGGCCCCGGCGCCCCCGAGAACGGCAACCCGAACTGCCGCGCCGGTTTCGCTATCGCGCTGTCCGGGAGCGCAGGCGCGTAATGCGCCAACGCCACCGCCGAGGCGGCCAGCACGCCGCCCACCGCCACTCTTCTGAGCAACATGCACGATGGTCACCCAGCAGCGCGCGGGTGACGGTGCGCGGGGTTACAGGAGCAGATGCGAGGGGTGGGAAATAAAAAATCCGCCCGTTCGGCGGTGATGTAAAGAAGATAGCGTGGGATGCAGGGGAAGTCAAATTATGCAGGCGGATTTTGCAGCAGGGGCTGGGGGGGAGCCTCAAGGAAGGGCAAGCTGGCGCTTGCCTCCTCCCTCTGCAAGCAGCTCTACGAGTTCCAGCCTCCCCACAAGGAGGAAGGGGTGAAGAGCGCCAAAGCTCTTAAACCGTCTCTTGTGGACGGCCGATTCCTGCCCTCAGCTCGCTCTCGCACGGCCTTCACCCCGCCTTGCTCGCGCAGCGAGACGGTGGGTGAGCAGCCTGGAATGCAGCAAGATCAAACATGACACGTAGAGAAAAGCGACCACAGGCGCGACGGGTCGGGACCTTGCCCAGCGCAGCGCCACTCCCCCTGCCCCTGTAGGGGTAGGGGGGTGGGGGCAACCCGAAGCAAGACGCCCTGTCCCCTCACGCCTCCCGTACAAACTCCGGCGCCCGCCGAGCCTTGAACGCCGTCACCCCCTCCTCATGCTCCCAGTGATCCCCCGCGAGCTGCTGAAGTTCCGCCTCCTTCTCCAGCGCCTGATCCAACGTGGTCGTCAGCGCGGCGTTCAGCGCCTGCTTCGTCAGCCTCAGCGCATTCGCGGGCCGCACCGCCAGCCGCTCCGCGTAAGCCTGAACGTCCGCCCGGAAGGACTCGTCCGGATAGACGTGCTCGCACAGCCCCAGCCGCAGCCCCTCCTCCGCCCCCACCCGCTCGGCCAGGGCCATCAGCTCGAAGGCGCGGTGGTAGCCCACCAGACGCGGCAGGAACCACGTGCTCCCCGAGTCCGGCACGAGCGCGATGTTGGAAAAGACCTCGATCAGGCTGGCCGACCGCGACCACAGCCGGATGTCACCCGAGAGCGCCAGGCTCGCCCCCGCCCCCGCCGCGACCCCGTTCACAGCGGTGATGACCGGCTTGCCCAGACCCCGAATCGTGCGGATCAGCGGGTTGTAGGTGTGGTTCAGGTGCTCGGTGAAGGTCATGTCCCGCCCCGACACGTCGCCCAGATCCTGCCCGGCGCAGAAGCCCCGGCCCGACCCCGTCACCACGATCACCCGCACGGCGGGGTCGGCGTCGGCGGTCCTCAGCTCCTCCGTCAGCGTGAGGAGCAGCGCGTCGTTGGCGGCGTTGAGCTTGTCCGGGCGATTAAGGCTGAGGGTGCGGACACCCGCGCGGGTCTCCACCAGGATCACAGGTTCGGCGGTCATGGCGGCAGCGTAGCGCGTCCGGGTAGGTGGCCCCGGGAGAAGGCCCTCCGCTACACTCACCCCGATGCCTGGCCCCTCCCCCCTTCCCGTCGTCCTGGCGCTCGACGTGAGCAAGTCGCGGATCGGCTTCGCAGTGAACGCGGGGCGGCTGGCCTTCGGGCGGGGCAGCGTGGACCGCAAGCGGCTGCCGCTGGACCTCAAGGCCGTGCGCCTCAAGGTCGAGGAGACGGGCGCGGAGTTGCTCCTCCTCGGCTTGCCGCTGCGGACGGACGGCGCGCACAGCCCCTCGGCCGACCGGGTGCGCGCCTTCGGGAGGGTCCTTCAGGAGAAGGGCTACACCGTCGCCTACCAGGACGAACGGTTCACCACCCGCCGTGCCCGAGAGCTGGGCGCCGCGGACGAGGACGAGGCGGCGGCGGTGCAGATTCTGGAGTTGTACCTGATGGGGCGGGAGGAGCAGACGGAGGACTGATCCTCCCCCAGCTGGCCCCCTCGTTGGACCGGGTTTAGTTTGCCGGTACAATGCCCCCACACGCAGGTTTCGGCTTCCGTGGCACGCCCCAGGCGGCGGCCCGCCACTCCCGTTTCCGCTGGAGGTCATATGCAAGGCAACATGATGGACGTTCCCCTTACCATCCCCTTCATCCTGGAGCGGGCGCGGACGATCTTCGCCGGGCGCGAGATCGTCAGTCTGCTCCCCGCCGGGCGCGACGAGTCGGGGAACCCCATTCCGAAGAAGTACCGCACGACCTACGGCGAGGTGGCCGACCGGGCGCTGCGGCTGGGAGCGGGGCTGCGCTCGCTGGGCCTGAACCCCGGCGACCGGGTGGCGACGCTCGCGGTGAATTCCTTCCGGCACCTGGAGGCGTACCTGGGGGTCCCGAGCGCCGGGCTGGTGCTGCACACGGTCAATATCCGGCTGCACGCCGATCAAATCGCCTGGATTCTGAACCACGCGGAAGACCGCGTCCTAGTAGTGGAAAACATCTTCGCAGGGATGATCCCCGCCCTGCGCGCAGCCTGCCCGAGCCTGGAACGGGTTTTCGTCCTGGGCCCCATGCCGCAGCCGGTCGAGGGGGCGGAGGATTACGACGCCTGGGTGATGAGCCACGAACCCATGCGCTCCTACCCGCCCATCGGCGAGAACGACGCGGCGGCGATGTGCTACACGAGCGGCACGACGGGCAACCCCAAGGGCGTGCTGTACTCCCACCGCTCGACCGTCCTGCACTCGCTCGCCAGCGCGCCCAAGGACACCCTCAACGTCGGGGAGCATGACGTCGTGCTGCCGGTCGTGCCCATGTTCCACGTGAACGCCTGGGGCCTGCCGTACACCTGCGCGATGTACGGGGCCAGCCAGGTCTACGCCGGACCCTTCAGCGATGGGCGCACGCTGGCCCGGCTCATGCAAGACGAGCGGGTGACGATCACGGCGGGCGTCCCGACGATCTGGATGGGCCTGCTCGCCGAACTCGACCGGGCGAGGGCGGAGGGGCAGCCCTACGACCTCTCGCGCCTGGAACGCCTCGTCATCGGGGGTAGCGCGGCGCCCGAGAGCCTGATTCGCGCCTTCGAGGACCGCCACGACCTGAAACTCGCGCACGCCTGGGGCATGACCGAGACGCACCCGCTGGGCACCGCGAGCAGCGTGCCCCCCGGCGTGGACGAGCGCAGCGACGAGGGCTACGCGCTGCGGGCCAAGCAGGGCCGCCCGGTGCCGCTGGTGTTTCTCGACCTCCTCTCGGAAGAGGGCGAGCGGCTGCCCCACGACGGCAAGACGATGGGCCGCCTGATCGCCCGCGGTCCCTGGATCGCCAACAGTTACTTCAGGGGCGAGGGCCAGGGCAACTTCTTCGAGCTGGACGGCGAGCTGTGGTTCGACACGGGCGACATCGCCACGCTGGACGAGCGGGGCTTCATGCACATCCAGGACCGGGCCAAGGACCTGATCAAGTCGGGCGGCGAGTGGATCAGCTCCGTGGACCTGGAAAACGCAATCATGGCCCACCCCGCCGTCGCCCAGTGCGCCGTGATCGCCATGGACGATCCCAAGTGGGACGAGCGGCCCCTGGCGGTCGTGACCCTGAAGCCCGAGGGGCAGGTGACCCACGAGGAGTTGACGGCCTTCCTGGCGCCCAGGTTCGCCAAGTGGTGGCTCCCCGACGCCACGGTAGTCGTCGAGAGCATCCCCATCGGCGCCACCGGCAAGTTCCTGAAGCGCGAGTTGCGCGAGCAGTATCGGGTGTACGGGAACGCGGCGCAGGCGGCGGCGAACAGCGTGGAATAAGGTCAGAGGCTGTCTCTCCGCGCGGGTACACCCCCTGCGTCATTCAGCGGAGGCGGGTCGGGTGGGCGGCGGGCAAGACTGTCCCATGTCGTATCCCAGTGTTCTGGAGGAGGTCCTGCGCGACCTGAGGGCCGAACCGGGCGTCCTCGCCGTCTTCCTGACGGGCAGCCACGCTCGGGGCGAGGCGGACGAGTACAGCGACCTGGACCTCTCGGTTCTCGTCGCCTCGGACGAGTTCGTGCGGAATGACGTGACGTACCGGGGGGGCGTCCTCGTCAGCGTGGAGCGGTCCATGGTGCCCCACCGGGAGCGGGCCTTTACGGAGCCGGAGACGACCCTGTGGAATCTGACCTCCCTGCGCTCGGGGGTGCCGCTCCACGATCCGGACGGTGTGTTCGCAGCACTCCGGGACCGGGCACGGGCGGTGCAGTGGGCAGAGCTGGCGCAGGCAGCTGGCGCCCTGGCGGCGCGGCGCCTTGCGGGCACAGTGGAGGAGCTGCACAAGGTCATGGGCGGCCTGCTGACCCGGGACGACGGGAAGATTGCCCTCGCCCTGGTCGGCCTGAGCTTCGCGCTGGGCGACGCGGCCCTCCTGAGCACCGGCACCCTGATCCCCACCGAGAACCGGTATCTGACGCTGGCCCGGGACGCCTGGGAAGACGCGGTGTGGCGTGGAGCCTACGCGAGCATGGTCGGACTCACCCCTGGGGACCTGTCCGCGCGGGGGAGGGCAGCCTTGACCGCCTACGAACGCGCCGTCGCCCTCACCCGCTGGCCGGATGGCCCGGACAGGGAGTTGGCGCAGGAGGCTGCCCGCCGGGCCTGCGCGTTCCTCCCCGGCTGACCCCGCCCCGTACAATCCCCCTCATGGCCGTTTCGGTGCAGGGGCAGCAGGTCACCTTCTTTCCGCCGGAGGGCGCGGCGGCGCTCGTGGGCGACATGACCGACTGGAAGAAAAAGCCCGCGATTCCCGTTGATGGGGGGCAGCCCCTCACTCTCACGCTGCCGCGCGGCGCCT is part of the Deinococcus apachensis DSM 19763 genome and encodes:
- a CDS encoding M23 family metallopeptidase codes for the protein MLLRRVAVGGVLAASAVALAHYAPALPDSAIAKPARQFGLPFSGAPGPDTWLLGQGYGNTTGAYRQRRSTYVNLQGLHAGLDFSAPCGTPVRAIGDGVVAEVDGSHGSPPHNVVIDHAGNLSSLYGHLRVRSPLRVGQRVTRGQVIGESGDSQFTCVSAPHLHLEIRDRSHQRLFNPVPYIAADWETLALAGSFGRGYEYDLAAPRRWQTPESQPEVRRGGRILNEFARPWPPAPGGAR
- a CDS encoding chloramphenicol phosphotransferase CPT family protein: MTPSPDVPPGKLILLNGASSAGKSTLCRAIQAQIDEPFLQFSLDFLMFGVGVLPRRRDPDGPFTWAAMRPRLFEGYHRCLPAFLGAGNNLVVDYIIETPEGWRRLAELLRPFDVFLVGVHCPPDELERRERERGDRRPGDARRDLLTVHTFTRYDFEVDSRRSPEENAAAIITAWQVRRTPGALSRP
- the ruvX gene encoding Holliday junction resolvase RuvX, giving the protein MPGPSPLPVVLALDVSKSRIGFAVNAGRLAFGRGSVDRKRLPLDLKAVRLKVEETGAELLLLGLPLRTDGAHSPSADRVRAFGRVLQEKGYTVAYQDERFTTRRARELGAADEDEAAAVQILELYLMGREEQTED
- a CDS encoding long-chain fatty acid--CoA ligase, translated to MQGNMMDVPLTIPFILERARTIFAGREIVSLLPAGRDESGNPIPKKYRTTYGEVADRALRLGAGLRSLGLNPGDRVATLAVNSFRHLEAYLGVPSAGLVLHTVNIRLHADQIAWILNHAEDRVLVVENIFAGMIPALRAACPSLERVFVLGPMPQPVEGAEDYDAWVMSHEPMRSYPPIGENDAAAMCYTSGTTGNPKGVLYSHRSTVLHSLASAPKDTLNVGEHDVVLPVVPMFHVNAWGLPYTCAMYGASQVYAGPFSDGRTLARLMQDERVTITAGVPTIWMGLLAELDRARAEGQPYDLSRLERLVIGGSAAPESLIRAFEDRHDLKLAHAWGMTETHPLGTASSVPPGVDERSDEGYALRAKQGRPVPLVFLDLLSEEGERLPHDGKTMGRLIARGPWIANSYFRGEGQGNFFELDGELWFDTGDIATLDERGFMHIQDRAKDLIKSGGEWISSVDLENAIMAHPAVAQCAVIAMDDPKWDERPLAVVTLKPEGQVTHEELTAFLAPRFAKWWLPDATVVVESIPIGATGKFLKRELREQYRVYGNAAQAAANSVE
- a CDS encoding nucleotidyltransferase domain-containing protein, with amino-acid sequence MSYPSVLEEVLRDLRAEPGVLAVFLTGSHARGEADEYSDLDLSVLVASDEFVRNDVTYRGGVLVSVERSMVPHRERAFTEPETTLWNLTSLRSGVPLHDPDGVFAALRDRARAVQWAELAQAAGALAARRLAGTVEELHKVMGGLLTRDDGKIALALVGLSFALGDAALLSTGTLIPTENRYLTLARDAWEDAVWRGAYASMVGLTPGDLSARGRAALTAYERAVALTRWPDGPDRELAQEAARRACAFLPG
- the ilvA gene encoding threonine ammonia-lyase, biosynthetic encodes the protein MTRTQDFTPGTLDAQDVLRLALTSKVYGAAVETPLSAAPALSARTGNAVWLKREDQQPIFSFKLRGAYNKMSQLTPAEAARGVICASAGNHAQGVAFAAQQLDIHAVIVMPVTTPDIKVQACRRRGAEVVLHGDSFSDAETHAYTLQRERNLTFVHPYDDPLVLAGQGTVALELLRQVEDDAYTVFVPVGGGGLIAGVAGVLKALRPDVRIVGVEPDDSDAMYRSLQAGERVRLDTVGIFVDGVAVKQVGAYTFDLTRRYVDDWVRVNTDEVCAAIKDVFDDTRAVMEPAGALAVAGLKRYAAERGLMGETLVALTCGANVNFDRLRHVAERAEIGERREAILAVTIPERPGAFRAFIEVVGPRAITEFNYRYAPRADARIFVGVQLGSPAERAELVDTLTAQGYAVTDLTDDELAKVHVRHMVGGRAPEATDERVYSFTFPERPGALLEFLTHLHARWNISLFHYRNHGSAHGRVLAGIQVPEGQEADFAAFLNGLGYPATDMTGNAAYRLFLT
- a CDS encoding enoyl-CoA hydratase-related protein, which encodes MTAEPVILVETRAGVRTLSLNRPDKLNAANDALLLTLTEELRTADADPAVRVIVVTGSGRGFCAGQDLGDVSGRDMTFTEHLNHTYNPLIRTIRGLGKPVITAVNGVAAGAGASLALSGDIRLWSRSASLIEVFSNIALVPDSGSTWFLPRLVGYHRAFELMALAERVGAEEGLRLGLCEHVYPDESFRADVQAYAERLAVRPANALRLTKQALNAALTTTLDQALEKEAELQQLAGDHWEHEEGVTAFKARRAPEFVREA
- a CDS encoding PD40 domain-containing protein, producing MAALAFALGASALAATLPSKAVLSGTCCPGAVWTPDSRALLFLDGPPARGSTGIYQVPANGGPVTRRFSSVAYFSPLLRWAVRPGTGEATTLERLADGRKFTLPTYGGDVTWNAAETRLAYTRSATTGNFDRRSTRVFVADVFGAPRQVATLYGGGVGGWLNDSTLLLTGKRNPGDRDRDLYTLNTRTGARRTLATALSFRGLSVSPDGARVVYYVAFDSAARNGLWLRPTAGGASRKLDAFGSYRWRDANRLLLIPLTPGGGPHVLREYDVRTNTWRTLGDLGDQVRQGDWSVSPDGKKVAYLSARDGNVRVVELPENGD